A genomic segment from Dechloromonas denitrificans encodes:
- a CDS encoding efflux transporter outer membrane subunit, with product MKSSFSPLIRRIGVAFAASATLLLGGCSTLQPLPRLIENPQIPQQWGAHHSDNVRSIELQDWWQSQDEPELAELIEAAQNVSPTVATALARIEQSRAQQAQMVSKLLPELSATASSSKMHAPLYSGTYTQNQTGVQIGWVLDMASLSGVNTASARAQHESAQAQWHDARILIAAEVADLYHASHICRQQLELAQKAAASFGESERLTRLSLQAGMASNMALASARTNAADSRARLQQQHATCDIQLKGLVAMTAKSESDLEKLLLPVWARESTPTPFAISAIPAQSLAQRPDLYIAERDVLQAQAKVVQAESARLPRLSLEGFVGYGNFVFAGTTTNASTWTFGPLAVNLPIFDAGKRAADQLAAEADLRAALVTYQARVRQGVREVEEALVLLNSIEQRWLESRIIAEQARVALGSSRNLLQQGMINRLEYEDSQRQSWLADSTARTLDLERHRAWITLYRAVGGGFHPSTPSA from the coding sequence ATGAAATCATCTTTCTCCCCTCTGATTCGCCGGATAGGCGTGGCCTTTGCTGCTTCGGCCACATTACTTCTGGGCGGATGCTCGACACTGCAACCACTGCCTCGACTTATCGAGAACCCGCAGATTCCGCAACAATGGGGAGCTCACCATTCAGACAACGTTCGATCAATTGAGCTTCAGGACTGGTGGCAATCACAAGACGAACCGGAATTGGCTGAACTCATTGAAGCAGCCCAGAATGTGAGCCCGACAGTGGCTACGGCCTTGGCACGTATCGAACAATCAAGGGCTCAGCAGGCACAAATGGTTTCGAAGCTACTGCCGGAGCTGTCTGCAACGGCTTCGAGCAGCAAGATGCATGCTCCGCTTTATAGCGGTACGTACACGCAAAACCAAACGGGTGTCCAGATCGGTTGGGTATTGGACATGGCCAGCTTGAGCGGCGTCAATACCGCATCGGCGCGGGCGCAGCACGAAAGTGCTCAGGCGCAATGGCACGATGCTCGTATTCTGATTGCCGCAGAAGTGGCTGACCTCTACCACGCTTCGCACATCTGCCGCCAGCAACTCGAATTGGCTCAGAAGGCGGCTGCTTCATTTGGCGAGTCCGAACGATTGACTCGACTTTCCCTACAGGCAGGCATGGCGTCGAATATGGCCCTTGCTTCTGCGCGGACCAATGCTGCTGATAGTCGCGCACGACTTCAACAACAGCACGCAACTTGCGACATTCAGCTCAAGGGGCTGGTGGCAATGACCGCCAAAAGTGAAAGCGATCTGGAAAAGCTCCTGCTACCTGTTTGGGCTCGTGAAAGCACGCCAACGCCCTTTGCCATTTCGGCCATCCCGGCGCAGTCACTTGCCCAACGTCCTGATCTTTACATTGCTGAACGCGATGTTTTACAAGCCCAGGCCAAAGTTGTGCAGGCTGAATCGGCGCGACTCCCCAGATTAAGCTTGGAGGGCTTTGTCGGTTACGGAAATTTCGTTTTCGCCGGGACCACAACGAATGCGAGTACGTGGACCTTCGGACCACTAGCCGTGAACTTGCCAATCTTTGATGCGGGCAAACGCGCAGCGGATCAACTCGCGGCCGAGGCGGATCTTCGCGCCGCGCTTGTCACCTACCAGGCACGTGTCAGGCAAGGGGTACGCGAGGTAGAGGAAGCGCTCGTTCTGCTCAACAGCATTGAACAGCGCTGGCTGGAAAGCCGCATTATTGCTGAGCAGGCCCGTGTTGCTTTAGGGAGCAGTCGAAACTTGCTGCAACAGGGAATGATCAATCGCCTTGAATATGAAGACAGTCAGCGTCAATCCTGGTTAGCCGACTCAACTGCACGCACGCTCGACCTCGAACGACACCGGGCCTGGATCACCTTGTACCGCGCCGTGGGTGGTGGATTCCATCCTTCAACTCCTTCTGCCTGA
- a CDS encoding winged helix DNA-binding protein has protein sequence MKPKAKIQAVEPRPALAQPGQRIVSSSHLVSEKSPELSEFEFGLIIAAHAFNRWLIRCMGAAGVKDMAPVDVLVLHHINHRRSEKRLADICFVLNIEDTHVVTYSVKKLVGMGLVSSTKRGKEAFFSTTEEGAELCMQYREVREACLMPGFSGAEEENQRLGEVARLLRTVSGRYDQAARAATSY, from the coding sequence ATGAAACCCAAGGCAAAAATACAAGCTGTCGAACCCCGTCCGGCACTTGCCCAGCCGGGGCAGCGCATCGTTTCCTCATCACACCTGGTTTCGGAAAAATCCCCGGAGCTGTCGGAATTCGAGTTCGGCCTGATCATCGCCGCGCACGCCTTCAACCGCTGGCTGATCCGCTGCATGGGCGCCGCCGGGGTCAAGGACATGGCGCCGGTCGACGTGCTGGTGCTGCATCACATCAACCACCGACGCAGTGAAAAACGCCTGGCCGACATCTGCTTCGTGCTGAATATCGAAGACACCCACGTCGTCACCTACTCGGTCAAGAAACTGGTCGGTATGGGGCTAGTCAGCAGCACCAAGCGTGGAAAGGAAGCCTTCTTCTCGACGACCGAAGAAGGCGCCGAACTGTGCATGCAATACCGTGAAGTGCGCGAAGCCTGCCTGATGCCCGGCTTCTCAGGCGCAGAAGAGGAAAACCAGCGCCTCGGCGAAGTCGCCCGCCTGTTGCGCACCGTTTCCGGTCGTTACGACCAGGCAGCGAGGGCTGCGACTTCGTATTGA
- a CDS encoding efflux RND transporter permease subunit, whose product MLFLMLSLAGLFAFHAMKVQNLPDMDFPTVTVAAVLPGAAPPQLESEVARRLENAIAPVQGLKNLRTSIQDGVVNITAEFRLEKAVQEAVDDVRSAVQSVRADLPADLRDPVISKLNVAGTPILAYTIHSSKMDEGELSWFVDNILSRRLMGLKGVGSVVRVGGLTRQVRIELDPLRMEAIGASAAEVSRQLREIQTDATGGQTDLGQGKQPLRLMARVKDVDELGKLELTLPGGQHFRLNEVAVLQDTAAEPNSLATLDGKQVVGFEISRSKGAGEVEVGEAVNVSLDQLRVERPDLEITEAFNFVQTAEEEFGASMHMLFEGAILAVVVVFLFLRDVRATLVSAVALPLSILPAFVGMSMMGFSLNMITLLALSLVIGILVDDAIVEVENIERHMAMGKTPLQAATEAATEIGLAVVATTFSLIAVFLPTAFMDGMAGKFFKQFGWTAALAVFASLLVARLLTPMMAAYIMKPATHIKREPFWMPAYLRISRWTLHHRWLTLGMAGAFFIASLMLIPLLPQGFVPPDDNSQTQVFLELPPGATLAQSHSVADEARQRLGAVQHIRNIYTTIGGGSAGADPMAAGGAAEVRTATLTILLDPRNMRPKKQVVEAEIRKAMSGLAGVRSKVGLGGSGEKYQLVLTGDDPQALSEAAEAVKKDLRKISGLGNIASTASLIRNEVILRPDFAKAADLGVTATAIADTLRVATVGDYEQMVSKLNLEQRQIPIVVRLRDDVRKNLDQLERLRVPATKGPVMLSQVASIEQGGGPARIDRVNRSRSVTIEVELSGMPLGELTAAVAKMPSMQKLPAGVRQLTQGDEEMMMELFVGFGIAMVTGILAIYVVLVLLFKDFLQPLTILAALPLSLGGAFVGLLVAGQSFSLSSLIGLIMLMGIATKNSILLVEYAIEARRGHPNAEGLPTTEIKSRFDALLDAGHKRARPVIMTTLAMGAGMLPIALGLGDADPTFRSPMAVAVIGGLITSTVLSLLVIPAVFTIVDDMAAAIKRFIRRKNSASESSQIF is encoded by the coding sequence ATGCTCTTCCTGATGCTGAGCCTTGCAGGTCTGTTCGCCTTCCACGCGATGAAGGTGCAGAACCTGCCGGATATGGACTTTCCGACGGTCACGGTCGCGGCAGTCTTGCCTGGCGCAGCACCACCCCAACTGGAATCGGAAGTGGCACGCCGTTTGGAGAATGCCATTGCGCCGGTACAGGGTCTGAAAAATTTGCGCACGTCGATACAGGATGGCGTGGTCAATATCACCGCCGAATTCCGACTGGAAAAGGCCGTACAGGAAGCAGTCGACGATGTACGTTCTGCCGTGCAGAGCGTGCGGGCCGATTTGCCCGCCGATCTTCGCGACCCCGTCATCAGCAAGTTGAATGTGGCGGGTACGCCTATTCTGGCGTACACCATTCATTCGTCAAAAATGGATGAAGGAGAGCTCTCCTGGTTCGTGGATAACATCCTTTCACGCCGGTTGATGGGCTTGAAGGGAGTCGGTTCTGTTGTACGGGTCGGTGGGCTAACGCGCCAAGTCAGGATTGAGCTTGATCCACTCAGGATGGAGGCGATTGGCGCGAGTGCAGCAGAGGTTTCTCGGCAATTGCGTGAAATACAGACCGATGCAACAGGTGGCCAAACTGATCTTGGGCAAGGCAAACAGCCTTTACGGCTGATGGCACGTGTCAAGGATGTCGATGAATTAGGAAAGCTCGAACTCACCCTCCCCGGCGGGCAGCATTTCCGACTCAACGAAGTCGCCGTGCTACAAGACACTGCGGCAGAACCTAATTCACTGGCCACGCTTGATGGGAAGCAGGTAGTCGGGTTTGAAATTTCCCGAAGCAAGGGGGCCGGTGAGGTCGAAGTAGGCGAAGCGGTCAACGTTTCGCTAGACCAACTGCGGGTCGAAAGGCCTGATCTTGAAATCACGGAAGCCTTCAACTTCGTCCAGACTGCCGAGGAAGAGTTTGGTGCATCAATGCACATGCTCTTTGAAGGAGCCATCCTTGCCGTCGTTGTCGTCTTTTTGTTCCTGCGCGATGTGCGTGCGACCCTGGTGTCAGCAGTCGCTTTGCCTCTATCCATCCTGCCAGCCTTCGTCGGCATGAGCATGATGGGCTTTTCGCTCAACATGATCACCCTGCTGGCGCTTTCCTTGGTCATCGGCATTTTGGTCGACGACGCCATCGTCGAGGTGGAAAACATCGAACGCCACATGGCGATGGGAAAAACACCCTTGCAGGCTGCTACCGAGGCAGCCACAGAAATCGGATTGGCTGTGGTGGCGACCACCTTCTCGCTGATTGCCGTTTTTTTGCCTACCGCCTTCATGGACGGCATGGCCGGCAAGTTCTTCAAGCAATTCGGCTGGACGGCTGCGCTGGCTGTCTTCGCCTCTTTGCTGGTTGCCCGACTGCTGACGCCGATGATGGCGGCGTACATCATGAAGCCGGCCACGCATATCAAGCGCGAACCATTCTGGATGCCAGCTTATCTGCGCATCAGCCGGTGGACACTACACCATCGCTGGTTGACGCTGGGCATGGCGGGCGCTTTCTTTATCGCCTCATTGATGCTGATTCCCTTGCTGCCCCAAGGTTTTGTCCCTCCCGACGACAATTCGCAAACGCAGGTCTTTCTTGAACTCCCCCCTGGTGCCACATTGGCTCAGAGCCACTCGGTCGCTGACGAAGCCCGGCAACGTCTGGGTGCTGTTCAGCATATCCGTAACATCTACACAACGATCGGTGGCGGCTCTGCCGGTGCAGATCCGATGGCCGCCGGCGGTGCAGCCGAAGTACGTACCGCGACGCTGACCATATTGCTTGACCCACGCAATATGCGTCCCAAAAAGCAGGTGGTTGAGGCAGAAATCAGAAAAGCAATGTCCGGACTTGCCGGTGTTCGCAGCAAGGTAGGCCTGGGCGGGTCAGGCGAAAAATACCAGCTCGTACTGACTGGAGATGATCCGCAAGCCTTGTCAGAGGCAGCAGAAGCGGTAAAGAAGGATCTGCGCAAGATTTCCGGGTTGGGCAATATCGCATCGACCGCCAGCCTGATCCGAAATGAGGTCATTCTGCGACCGGACTTTGCCAAGGCAGCCGACCTCGGCGTCACGGCAACGGCCATCGCAGACACCTTGCGTGTGGCGACCGTCGGCGATTATGAGCAGATGGTTTCTAAACTGAACCTTGAGCAGCGGCAGATCCCCATTGTTGTTAGGTTGCGCGATGATGTGAGGAAGAATCTTGACCAGCTAGAACGACTGCGGGTCCCTGCTACGAAAGGCCCGGTTATGCTCAGTCAAGTCGCTTCGATTGAACAAGGTGGCGGCCCTGCGCGTATCGACCGCGTAAATCGTTCCCGTAGCGTCACCATAGAGGTTGAGCTATCGGGTATGCCATTGGGCGAGCTTACTGCAGCTGTCGCGAAAATGCCGTCGATGCAGAAGCTGCCTGCTGGCGTACGCCAACTCACTCAGGGTGACGAAGAGATGATGATGGAACTCTTCGTCGGCTTTGGCATAGCCATGGTGACCGGCATTCTGGCAATTTATGTTGTGCTGGTTCTGCTGTTTAAAGACTTCTTGCAGCCACTGACCATTCTTGCCGCGCTCCCGCTGTCGTTGGGCGGGGCATTCGTCGGCCTTTTGGTTGCAGGACAGAGCTTCTCCCTGTCTTCTTTGATTGGTTTGATCATGCTGATGGGTATCGCCACCAAGAACTCGATTCTTTTGGTGGAGTACGCCATTGAGGCGCGACGCGGGCATCCGAACGCAGAGGGCCTGCCGACAACCGAAATCAAAAGTCGATTTGATGCGCTGCTTGATGCAGGGCACAAGCGCGCGCGCCCAGTCATCATGACGACCTTGGCAATGGGGGCCGGCATGTTGCCGATTGCGCTGGGGCTTGGCGATGCCGATCCCACTTTCCGTAGCCCGATGGCCGTCGCCGTAATTGGCGGATTGATCACTTCCACCGTGCTAAGCCTGTTGGTCATACCTGCCGTCTTTACCATCGTTGACGATATGGCAGCTGCTATTAAACGCTTTATTAGACGTAAAAATTCCGCATCTGAATCGTCCCAGATTTTCTAA
- a CDS encoding efflux RND transporter periplasmic adaptor subunit, whose amino-acid sequence MKQQPLSQVSAHRTFYQHAKVLTLTLAVVTSLTGCSGAGNESTPDAVKPALTVNVTSAVTQSLPSMLAANGTVAAWQEAIVGTEVNGLRVSELFVNVGDHVKKGQSLATLARDSVMNDVRLAQAALSEARSTAAETKADGDRARMLQGTGTLSEQQIQQLLTREQTALARVESAQAQLDAQQLRLSQTTVRAPDDGIISARSATIGSVPAQGAEMFRLIRKGRLEWRGELTDKELEQVQPGQLVRIVSPTGNVWKGSVRQTAPTVDQATRRGLAYVDIVVTEGKETQPIRPGAYVHGELDMGMQQGLVVPQSAVIARDGFHLLFVVGDDLRVSQRKVKIGRLVGDRQEILDGVSAGERFVTTGAAFLSDGDTVQLADARKP is encoded by the coding sequence ATGAAACAGCAACCTTTATCTCAAGTTTCCGCCCACCGAACCTTTTATCAACACGCCAAGGTCTTGACCTTGACACTGGCTGTGGTCACCTCCCTGACGGGGTGTTCCGGGGCGGGTAACGAGTCTACTCCGGATGCAGTAAAGCCGGCGCTGACCGTCAATGTCACGTCAGCGGTCACGCAATCTCTACCAAGCATGCTCGCTGCTAACGGTACCGTAGCTGCTTGGCAGGAGGCCATTGTTGGTACCGAAGTCAATGGATTGCGGGTGTCAGAGCTATTCGTAAATGTTGGCGATCACGTTAAAAAGGGGCAGTCCTTGGCAACGCTTGCCCGAGATTCTGTAATGAACGACGTGAGGCTCGCGCAAGCAGCCTTGAGCGAGGCTCGTTCGACAGCTGCCGAAACCAAGGCAGACGGTGATCGGGCGCGTATGCTGCAAGGAACGGGTACTTTAAGCGAGCAACAAATTCAGCAGTTGCTGACGCGTGAGCAAACAGCGCTAGCACGGGTTGAGTCTGCACAAGCCCAACTTGACGCCCAGCAGTTACGGCTGAGCCAGACAACGGTAAGAGCGCCGGACGATGGCATTATTTCGGCGCGAAGTGCAACGATTGGCTCCGTACCTGCGCAAGGTGCCGAGATGTTTCGGCTGATCCGGAAAGGACGCCTTGAATGGCGTGGAGAACTCACGGACAAAGAGCTTGAGCAGGTGCAGCCGGGGCAACTTGTTCGTATCGTTTCTCCCACCGGAAACGTATGGAAAGGAAGCGTCCGGCAGACTGCTCCGACAGTCGATCAGGCCACCCGCCGAGGTTTGGCTTATGTCGATATCGTGGTAACGGAGGGCAAGGAAACACAGCCGATCCGGCCGGGCGCCTATGTCCATGGTGAACTCGATATGGGGATGCAGCAAGGCTTGGTGGTGCCGCAATCTGCCGTCATCGCTCGCGATGGCTTCCATCTCCTGTTTGTCGTCGGTGACGACCTGCGCGTCAGCCAGCGCAAAGTGAAGATCGGTCGCTTGGTTGGTGATCGGCAGGAGATTCTCGACGGGGTAAGTGCGGGGGAGCGCTTTGTGACCACTGGTGCCGCGTTTCTGAGCGATGGCGACACAGTGCAGTTGGCTGACGCTCGCAAGCCGTAA
- a CDS encoding TetR/AcrR family transcriptional regulator, producing the protein MARPRSEDKQQALLHSATEVIATQGLGASTASIAKLAGVAEGTLFRYFATKDILLASVFDYLIDELEACLDRNCDSSVSIKHRTQIMWDNYIDWGIANPAAYATMNQLAVSGKLAPEQLDKAMKLCGEVGVKLEAACIEGLSQAESTEFMDSVLTAIANTTVALATAHPDLINAYKKAGFAVMWKAITPDS; encoded by the coding sequence ATGGCTCGCCCTCGCAGTGAAGATAAACAACAGGCACTTCTTCATTCAGCTACGGAAGTAATAGCAACCCAAGGTTTGGGGGCTTCAACTGCGTCTATCGCAAAGTTGGCAGGCGTTGCGGAGGGGACTCTCTTTCGCTATTTTGCAACCAAGGATATCCTGCTGGCATCCGTTTTTGATTATCTGATAGACGAATTGGAAGCGTGTTTGGATCGTAATTGCGACTCATCTGTTTCCATCAAGCACCGCACCCAGATCATGTGGGATAACTACATTGATTGGGGGATTGCAAATCCGGCGGCGTACGCAACGATGAACCAGTTGGCGGTCTCCGGGAAGTTGGCGCCGGAGCAACTCGACAAAGCGATGAAGCTTTGTGGAGAAGTCGGAGTCAAACTCGAAGCGGCCTGTATCGAAGGTCTCAGCCAGGCAGAGTCAACGGAGTTTATGGATTCTGTTCTGACAGCAATCGCTAACACAACCGTCGCCTTGGCAACCGCACACCCTGACTTGATCAATGCCTACAAGAAGGCTGGTTTTGCGGTGATGTGGAAGGCAATCACTCCCGATAGTTAG